The nucleotide window ATATCAATAAATTTATCTATACAATTACTTAAATACTCTTTTCTTCCACAATAGATAATTTTAGCATTTAATAGATTTAATAATTCAACTCTATCCTCTTTAGCAAAATAGCTACACTCTTGCAAATATTTAGCAACATAATAATCTACTATAGGTCGAAATATTTCTACAAGATCTGATGCTAAATTAAATTGATTATATTCATTTCTATGATGAATTCCTATATAAGGAACAAGACCTCTTCCTGCTATAACTCTAGCCACTTTAGATGTCAATATTGCATATCCATAATTTAAAGCACTATTTTGTACACCTTCTCCTGCTTTTCTTCTAAATTTATCTCCAAATATATTTCTAAAATAAATACCTGCTGCTAT belongs to Candidatus Cetobacterium colombiensis and includes:
- the cas1 gene encoding type II CRISPR-associated endonuclease Cas1; its protein translation is IAAGIYFRNIFGDKFRRKAGEGVQNSALNYGYAILTSKVARVIAGRGLVPYIGIHHRNEYNQFNLASDLVEIFRPIVDYYVAKYLQECSYFAKEDRVELLNLLNAKIIYCGRKEYLSNCIDKFIDIIINYFETGQEIEDKIPSIKGLELYEL